A section of the Saccharopolyspora gregorii genome encodes:
- a CDS encoding bifunctional metallophosphatase/5'-nucleotidase has translation MRAHRVRRGLAVAATALATAATATGATAGAAPQDPPATTDVRLITFNDLHGNLEPPTGSSGQIELDDGRTVDAGGAAYLATHLQRLRDEVPNSLVFSTGDSVGASPVNSALFHDEPTVDFLNSQDVRGHVVGNHEFDEGYQELQRLQTGGCHPQDGCEFRDSFAGADFPYLGANVTFEDGGAPALLPFTVQVSGGVPIGVIGATLQDLPDVVSPEAVRGLRFGDEVEAIDRTSDALERFGVKAQVVLLHQGDEADGGGPNSCQVTPGGPASRIAEQVSPQVDAVFSAHSHQQYTCTATDPAGDPRPLVQGASYGRLLSVLDLRVDRDTREVVRESSTARNEVVTRDVEPDAETAALVEEARAKAAPIANRAVGTATGDLLKTPAPSGESGLGSVIADAQLAATRDTGAQLALTNPGGVRADLPHASSPAGEGDGVITYGEAFAVQPFGNTMQTMTLTGAQLRDVLEQQWSPEGENVLQVSAGLHYEYSRSAPIGSKVSGLTLDGAPVDPAAPYRVAVNNFLAGGGDGFSGFTEGTDVAGGPVDLDALLGYLAEHPDVVPPAPDRITAKD, from the coding sequence ATGCGTGCCCACCGCGTGCGACGCGGACTCGCCGTCGCCGCCACCGCACTGGCCACCGCGGCCACGGCCACCGGGGCCACCGCCGGCGCCGCGCCGCAGGACCCGCCCGCGACCACCGACGTCCGGCTGATCACCTTCAACGACCTGCACGGCAACCTCGAACCGCCCACCGGGTCCTCCGGGCAGATCGAGCTCGACGACGGCCGGACCGTCGACGCCGGCGGCGCCGCCTACCTCGCCACCCACCTGCAGCGGCTGCGCGACGAGGTGCCGAACTCGCTGGTCTTCTCGACCGGCGACAGCGTCGGCGCCTCGCCGGTGAACTCCGCGCTGTTCCACGACGAACCCACCGTCGACTTCCTCAACTCGCAGGACGTGCGCGGCCACGTCGTCGGCAACCACGAGTTCGACGAGGGCTACCAGGAACTCCAACGGCTGCAGACCGGCGGCTGCCACCCGCAGGACGGTTGCGAGTTCCGGGATTCCTTCGCCGGCGCGGACTTCCCGTACCTCGGCGCCAACGTCACCTTCGAGGACGGCGGTGCCCCCGCGCTGCTGCCGTTCACCGTGCAGGTCTCCGGCGGGGTGCCGATCGGCGTGATCGGCGCGACCCTGCAGGACCTGCCCGACGTGGTCAGCCCCGAAGCGGTGCGCGGACTCCGGTTCGGCGACGAGGTCGAAGCCATCGACCGCACCTCCGACGCGCTGGAGCGCTTCGGCGTCAAGGCGCAGGTCGTGCTGCTGCACCAGGGCGATGAAGCCGACGGCGGCGGCCCGAACTCCTGCCAGGTCACCCCCGGCGGCCCCGCGAGCCGCATCGCGGAACAGGTCTCCCCGCAGGTCGACGCCGTGTTCAGCGCGCACAGCCACCAGCAGTACACCTGCACCGCCACCGACCCGGCGGGCGACCCGCGTCCCCTCGTGCAAGGCGCCTCCTACGGCAGGCTGCTGTCGGTGCTGGACCTGCGCGTCGACCGCGACACCCGCGAAGTGGTGCGGGAGAGCAGCACCGCGCGCAACGAGGTCGTGACCCGCGACGTCGAACCCGACGCCGAGACGGCCGCGCTCGTCGAGGAAGCCCGCGCGAAGGCGGCGCCGATCGCGAACCGCGCCGTCGGCACCGCCACCGGCGACCTGCTGAAGACCCCGGCGCCGTCCGGGGAATCCGGCCTCGGCAGCGTCATCGCCGACGCGCAGCTCGCCGCCACCCGCGACACGGGGGCGCAGCTCGCGCTGACCAACCCCGGCGGGGTGCGCGCCGACCTGCCGCACGCCTCTTCCCCGGCGGGCGAAGGCGACGGCGTCATCACCTACGGCGAAGCGTTCGCGGTGCAGCCCTTCGGCAACACCATGCAGACCATGACCCTCACCGGCGCGCAGCTGCGGGACGTGCTGGAGCAGCAGTGGAGCCCGGAGGGCGAGAACGTGCTGCAGGTGTCGGCGGGCCTGCACTACGAGTACTCGCGGTCCGCGCCCATCGGGTCGAAGGTCTCCGGGCTCACCCTCGACGGCGCACCGGTGGACCCGGCCGCGCCGTACCGGGTGGCGGTGAACAACTTCCTCGCCGGCGGCGGGGACGGGTTCAGCGGCTTCACCGAGGGCACCGACGTCGCGGGCGGGCCGGTGGACCTGGACGCGCTGCTGGGCTACCTGGCGGAGCACCCCGACGTGGTGCCGCCGGCGCCGGACCGCATCACCGCGAAGGATTGA
- a CDS encoding helix-turn-helix domain-containing protein: MSTEDIPPAVWRSAEVRDALAVRDIGTVYRVLREHGVSQSRIAQLTGQAQSEVSDVLNGRAVRSYELLARIATGLGIPRGWMGMAGEPDPAAEGTDPAVEEDEKAKRRRFLSYAGSLVLGAEVDVSGSADLFAAELRRFGELPPTPPGRVGSSDVAALDVLMGSLRQIDQRYGGVGQYGTVAAAARRAERMLEASMSEAVRSDLLGALCKLHATAGWTAVENGLLASGNAHYGRALDFGRDGADPLAIARTLYAAGRAELDFGDPNSALKLFQLGSIRAEASPLVSSVLQLNSAWAAAHGERRGSVRRMLDQGRALHATAEIEADYPMFRWFGEADVLGLTGSVQLVVGEHESAALHLSRAVAARAPGEVRSAVFELASLAEAKFALGDHASAVRHGRRAVLLAGGVRSARLRGRLAGLRRRCAELVGARHAWRDCAEELALGIDGVIAPRPVPR; this comes from the coding sequence GTGTCAACAGAGGACATTCCGCCGGCGGTCTGGCGGAGCGCGGAAGTCCGCGACGCCCTGGCGGTGCGCGACATCGGCACGGTCTACCGGGTGCTGCGCGAGCACGGCGTCTCGCAGAGCCGCATCGCCCAGCTCACCGGGCAGGCCCAGAGCGAGGTCAGCGACGTGCTCAACGGCCGCGCCGTGCGCAGCTACGAGTTGCTGGCCCGGATAGCCACCGGGCTCGGGATACCGCGCGGCTGGATGGGCATGGCCGGGGAACCGGACCCGGCCGCGGAGGGCACCGACCCGGCGGTCGAGGAGGACGAGAAGGCGAAACGCCGCCGCTTCCTGTCCTACGCCGGTTCGCTGGTGCTGGGCGCGGAGGTCGACGTGTCCGGCTCCGCCGACCTGTTCGCCGCCGAGCTGCGCCGGTTCGGCGAGCTGCCGCCGACCCCGCCGGGCCGGGTCGGCAGCTCCGACGTCGCGGCGCTCGACGTGCTGATGGGTTCGCTGCGGCAGATAGACCAGCGCTACGGCGGAGTCGGCCAGTACGGCACCGTCGCGGCCGCCGCCCGGCGCGCCGAGCGGATGCTGGAGGCCTCGATGAGCGAGGCGGTGCGCAGCGACCTGCTGGGCGCGCTGTGCAAGCTGCACGCCACCGCGGGCTGGACGGCGGTGGAGAACGGGCTGCTCGCCAGCGGGAACGCGCACTACGGGCGGGCGCTGGACTTCGGCCGGGACGGGGCGGATCCGCTGGCGATCGCGCGGACGCTGTACGCGGCGGGGCGCGCCGAACTGGACTTCGGCGATCCGAACTCGGCGCTGAAGCTGTTCCAGCTGGGGTCGATCCGGGCCGAAGCCTCGCCGCTGGTGAGCTCGGTGCTGCAGCTGAACTCGGCGTGGGCTGCGGCGCACGGCGAACGCCGCGGCTCGGTGCGGCGGATGCTCGACCAGGGGCGCGCGCTGCACGCCACCGCCGAGATCGAGGCCGACTACCCGATGTTCCGCTGGTTCGGGGAAGCGGACGTGCTGGGCTTGACCGGCTCGGTGCAGCTGGTGGTGGGCGAGCACGAATCCGCGGCGCTGCACCTGTCCCGGGCGGTGGCCGCCCGCGCGCCCGGGGAGGTGCGGTCCGCGGTGTTCGAGCTGGCGAGCCTGGCGGAGGCGAAGTTCGCGCTCGGCGACCACGCGTCGGCGGTGCGGCACGGGCGCCGGGCGGTGCTGCTGGCCGGCGGGGTGCGCAGCGCCCGGCTGCGCGGCAGGCTCGCCGGGCTGCGCCGCCGCTGCGCGGAGCTGGTGGGCGCGCGCCACGCCTGGCGCGACTGCGCGGAGGAGCTGGCGCTCGGCATCGACGGGGTCATCGCACCCCGGCCGGTCCCCCGCTGA
- a CDS encoding DeoR/GlpR family DNA-binding transcription regulator — MYAEERHWAILELARKEGRVDVAALASRFDMTTETVRRDLTVLERRGVLRRVHGGAIPVERLGFEPNVPARDSVMTAEKNRIAKAALELVPDEGAILLDAGTTVARMANILPVDRELTVVTHSPTTALTLSGRGNITLMLVGGRLRGRTLAAVDGWALHALGDIYVDVAFMATNGLSLERGLTTPDSAESMVKRAAISAARRTIVLADHTKIGNDHFARFGDLADVDTLITDDGIDEQVAEELRRAGPRVEAV; from the coding sequence ATGTACGCCGAGGAACGGCACTGGGCGATCTTGGAGCTGGCGCGGAAGGAAGGCCGGGTCGACGTGGCGGCGCTCGCATCGCGCTTCGACATGACCACGGAGACCGTGCGCCGCGACCTGACCGTGCTGGAGCGCCGCGGCGTGCTGCGCAGGGTGCACGGTGGCGCGATCCCCGTGGAGCGGCTGGGATTCGAGCCGAACGTGCCCGCCAGGGACTCGGTGATGACCGCCGAGAAGAACCGCATCGCGAAAGCGGCGCTGGAACTGGTGCCGGACGAGGGCGCGATCCTGCTCGACGCCGGCACCACGGTCGCGCGGATGGCGAACATCCTCCCCGTCGACCGGGAACTGACCGTGGTCACGCACTCGCCGACGACGGCGCTCACCCTCTCCGGCCGCGGCAACATCACCCTGATGCTGGTCGGCGGCAGGCTGCGCGGCCGCACGCTGGCGGCGGTGGACGGCTGGGCGCTGCACGCGCTCGGCGACATCTACGTGGACGTGGCGTTCATGGCGACCAACGGGCTGTCCCTGGAACGCGGCCTCACGACACCGGATTCGGCCGAGTCGATGGTGAAGCGGGCGGCGATCTCGGCGGCGCGGCGCACCATCGTGCTCGCCGACCACACCAAGATCGGCAACGACCACTTCGCGCGGTTCGGCGACCTCGCCGACGTGGACACGCTGATCACCGACGACGGCATCGACGAGCAGGTGGCGGAGGAACTCCGGCGCGCGGGGCCACGCGTCGAGGCGGTCTGA